The segment GCGGCGATGACGCAAAGGAAACACCCGTACCCATACCGAACACGGCAGTTAAGCTTTGTAGTGCCGAAAATACTTGGCTGGCGACGGCCCGGGAACATAGGAAGCTGCTAAGACAAACATTCCTCGTTAGCTCAGCCGGTAGAGCATGCGGCTGTTAACCGCAGGGTCGTTGGTTCGAGTCCAACACGGGGAGCCATATAAGGACAATAGTTTTGATACAAAGACTGTTGTTCTTTTTTTGTGCACAAAACGGCTTAACCGTGCGGTTTGTCGGCTTTGTGCGTGTCAGGGGTATGCATATAAATTCGCATTTTCAATCAGTAAACTACTAAATACTAACACTTTTGTATCTTTTTGTATACCATTGACACGGAAACAGCTTTTACTCCTTTCGGGCAACAAAAAAGAGCAACCCTGCGATTGCTCTGAGTTGCGATATTAAATTTTAATCTGCTGATAAACCGAAATTTGTCAGCCTAATTGCTTTTTGATTTCAGCTTTCACTTTATCCAAATCACTGCAAGTCAAGATTGGAATCAGCCGGTTGATTTCGTCAATGCTCCTATCCCACCACTTGAATCTCAGCAGCAATTCAATCAGTTCATCGTCAAAGCGTTTTTGAATTGCTCTTGCAGGATTCCCAACGACCTTCGTATATGGTGGAACATCACTTCCCACAACGCTGTTTGCACCAATGATTGCACCATCTCCAATGTGAACGCCGGGAAGGATTACCGAATTTTGCCCGATCCAAACATCATTTTCGATAATGGTATCTCCTTTTAATGGCAGATCCGTCTTTGCAAGCGGCGACATTTCCCATCCCTCCAAGGTATAGAACGGGAATGTAGAGACGGCGTTCATCTGATGGTTTGCACCGTTCATCACAAACTCAACTCCGGCGGCGATTTGACAGAACCTTCCGATGATGAGTTTGTCATCATTCCACTCGTATAAGTGTGAAACATGACTTTCAAAATCCGAATCGGCAGTATAAGTAAAGTCCCCGACAATAATATTCGGATTTGTAATCGTCGGCTTCACATATATTTCTTTATCATACCCTGCAATTGGATGGATTGTATTGGGGTTTGGGTGTTTTCCGTCTTTCATCTTAACTACCTCTTCAAATTACGATTTATTGTTTCAATAATTCTATCACACATTGCAGATTAAAACAATGGGGTGATATAAATTTCTTGCTTTTGCACAATACATTTTTGACGCTATATGAAAATTGTATTTTGCGTATATCATAAAAATATACGGACGGTCAAGCCGATAAAAAATTTATTCATCTTCAAACAAGCTTTCCATAGGTACATTGAGAATTTTGGAAATGACAAAAACGGAAATTTAGATGCAATAAGTGACACGCCCTCTGACTTCGAACAAGAGAGAAATGATGAGGGATATTGATTAAAAATGTGAAAATGCAAAACCCGCGGTGATTTTTCACCGTGGGTTACTGCACTGTTATATAACTTTTAATTTTTGCGAAAGTTTTATCGCCGATACCTTTAACCTTTATAATATCTTCAAGATTTTCAAAATTGCCGTTTTGCGCGCGGTAATCGTAAATTTTCTGTGCGAGAGTGTCGCTTATTCCCGGGATTGTTTTAAGCGTTTCGACGTCGGCAGAATTGATATTCACCGCACCGCTCGGCGTAATTGAAAAATCCTCGCCCGATTTCGGCACGAAAATCTCGTCGCCGTCCTTTATGACGCGTGCAAGATTTATCCTGTCAAGGTCGGCGCCATCACTTGCACCGCCTGCCGATTTTATCGCGTCGCTCACGCGGTCGCCTTCGGTGAGGGTATACGTTCCCGCGTTTTTCACGGCGCCTTTGACGTGCACTGTTGCGCTGTCGTTAATTTCGGTTGAAACAAGTTTTGATTTGCGGTTTAAGTCGGTATATCTTCCGGAAAATTTCTGCACAGCCGTTCCGCCGATGCCGACGGCGATGAACAAAACTATCACCAAAAGAAGTTTCAGCCATTT is part of the Qingrenia yutianensis genome and harbors:
- a CDS encoding ComEA family DNA-binding protein, which gives rise to MNKWLKLLLVIVLFIAVGIGGTAVQKFSGRYTDLNRKSKLVSTEINDSATVHVKGAVKNAGTYTLTEGDRVSDAIKSAGGASDGADLDRINLARVIKDGDEIFVPKSGEDFSITPSGAVNINSADVETLKTIPGISDTLAQKIYDYRAQNGNFENLEDIIKVKGIGDKTFAKIKSYITVQ
- a CDS encoding CatB-related O-acetyltransferase — protein: MKDGKHPNPNTIHPIAGYDKEIYVKPTITNPNIIVGDFTYTADSDFESHVSHLYEWNDDKLIIGRFCQIAAGVEFVMNGANHQMNAVSTFPFYTLEGWEMSPLAKTDLPLKGDTIIENDVWIGQNSVILPGVHIGDGAIIGANSVVGSDVPPYTKVVGNPARAIQKRFDDELIELLLRFKWWDRSIDEINRLIPILTCSDLDKVKAEIKKQLG